The genomic segment GCGGGAGATCCGCACCGGCTGGGTCAGCAGCCAGTCCGCGGTGTCGCGCGGCGGCACCACGGGTCCCCGCCACAGCGCGTCGCGCGCGGCGACCAGCAGCGCGCCGAGTGCCAGCGCGCAGACCCCGGACGGGACGGCGGCGAGGATCGCCGCGCCGTGCACGGTGTAGTCCGCGCCCATGGAGCTCTTGATGAACAGGCTGAAGCCGGGGAGCACGCCCCACACGACCAGGATCAGCAGTACGCAGTAGACGGCGAAGCCGACCTGGCCGGCGCGCTTGCGGCGGTGCGGGGAGCGCAGATTGCGCAACAGCAGCAGCGCCTCGGCGGTCCAGTCGTCCTCCTCGTCCCAGGAGGCGTCCCGCCCGTCGTCGAGATCGTCGTCGGCCCCGTCGTTTCCGGCCTGTTCCCCGGCGTGCCGCGTCGTCGTACTCACCGGGCGGCGCCCGCGACGCCGGTCTGCCAGGTGGTGTCGGCCGCGTCGTCGGACAGCACCTCATCGGGTGTGCCGTCGGCGACCAGTTTGCCCTCGCGCAGCACCAGCACCCGGTCCGCGACCGCCCGCGCCAGCTCGGCGTGGTGGGTGACCAGCAGGACGCCCACCCCGTCGGCCGCCTCCGCGGCGATCAGGTCGCCCAGCCGCCGCCGCGCGTCGGGGTCGAGCCGCTGCTCGGGTTCGTCCAGCAGCAGCAGATCCCGCGGCCGGACGAGAGCGGACGCCAGCAGCAGCGACTGCAGCTGGCCCGAGGAGAGACCCGAGGGCAGCGACTTGGCGTGCTCGCTCAGCAGCCGGTCGGCGAGTACGTGATCGATCCACGCGTCCGCCCCCTCCACCCCGTGCGCGACCGCGACGAGCTGCAGGTGCTGCCGCACGGTGAGGTCCGGGTAGCAGGCCACGGTGTCGCCGACCACCGCGACCCGGGCCCGCACCCGGGCGTCGTTCTCCGTCATGGGCCGGCCGTCGAAGGTGACCTTGCCCTTGGTGGGCTTGTCCCGACCGGCCGCGATCCGCAGCAGTGTGGACTTGCCCGACCCGTTGTGGCCGAGCAGCGCGAC from the Streptomyces sp. RKAG293 genome contains:
- a CDS encoding ABC transporter ATP-binding protein, whose protein sequence is MGAPLLQLTGVSRSYGKRTVLHPVDLSLDGGQCVALLGHNGSGKSTLLRIAAGRDKPTKGKVTFDGRPMTENDARVRARVAVVGDTVACYPDLTVRQHLQLVAVAHGVEGADAWIDHVLADRLLSEHAKSLPSGLSSGQLQSLLLASALVRPRDLLLLDEPEQRLDPDARRRLGDLIAAEAADGVGVLLVTHHAELARAVADRVLVLREGKLVADGTPDEVLSDDAADTTWQTGVAGAAR